A stretch of DNA from Desulfovibrio sp. Huiquan2017:
ATATCTTTCCGCACTCCGCCCGAGGATTCCACGGGCGTGGCCCACATCCTGGAGCACTCGGTGCTCTGCGGCTCGGACAAGTACCCTGTGAAGGAGCCGTTCGTGGAACTGCTCAAGGGATCGCTTCAGACATTTCTCAACGCCCTGACCTTTCCGGACAAGACCTGCTATCCCGTGGCTTCGGCCAACGTGCAGGATTTCTACAATCTCATCGACGTCTACCTCGACGCGGTTTTTCATCCCCGGCTGACCGAAAACACCCTCAGGCAGGAAGGCTGGCACTACGAGATGGAAGCGCCCGACCGCGACATGACCTACCGGGGCGTGGTCTTCAACGAGATGAAGGGCGTATACTCCTCGCCCGATTCCCTGCTCTTCGAGCTGTCGCAGCATTCGCTGTTCCCGGAGACCACCTACGGCTTGGATTCGGGCGGTGATCCGGCGGTCATCCCGGACCTTACCTTCGACAAGTTCATGGCCTTTCACCGCGACCATTACCATCCGTCCAACGGCTACGCCTTCTTCTACGGCGACGACGACCCGGAAAAGCGGCTGGAGATCCTGGACAAGGTCTTCTCGCAATACGAGCCCATCGACGTGGAGCGGACCCGCGTGCCGCTGCAACCGCGCTTCGACGAGGCCAAGACCCTGCGCAGGGGCTACCCGGCCTCGGACCGGCTGGCCAAGGGCATGTTCACGGTCAACTGGCTGCTGGCCGAGACCGCCGACGCCAATCTGAACCTGGCCCTGCACATCCTGGAGCACATCCTCATCGGGCTGCCCGGCTCGCCGCTGAAAAAGGCGCTGACCGACTCCGGCCTGGGTGACGATCTGGCGGGCGTGGGCCTGGAAGCCGACATGCGGCAGATGTTCTTTTCCGTGGGGCTCAAGGGCATGCACCCGGCCAACGCCGTCAAGGCGGAATCGGTCATCTTCCACACCATCAAGGACTTGGTCGAGAACGGCATCGACGCCCGGGACATCGAAGCGGCGGTCAATTCCGTGGAGTTTTCCCTGCGCGAAAACAACACCGGTTCCTACCCGCGCGGGCTGTCCCTCATGTTCCAGGCCCTGTCCACCTGGCTCTACGACGACGAGAACGAGGGCGATCCCCTGGCCCTGCTGCCCTTTGAGCAGCCCCTCAAGAATATCAAGAATTGGCTCGAAAACGGCGACAAAATCTTCGAGGAACTGCTGGCCCGGCTCTTCCTGCACAATCCGCACAGGACGACCGTGCTCCTGGAACCGGACCACAAGCTGGCCCGCACCCAGGCCAAGGCCGAATCCGACCGGCTGAAGGCGGCCAAGGAGGCCATGACCCCGGAACGAATTCAGGCGGTCATCGACGAGGCGGCCGAGCTCAAGCGCCTTCAGGCCGCGCCCGACGCGCCCGAGGCCCTCAGGTCCATCCCGCGCCTGTCCGTGGCCGACCTGCCCGCCGAGAACCGGCCCATCCCCAGCGAACTGCGTACGCTCAAGGGGAGGGAGCTGCTCTTCCATGACCTGCCCACCAATGGCATCGCCTATCTGGACTTTGGCTTCGATCTGTCGGTCATTCCGGACGAACTGCTGCCCTACGCCGGGATCTTCGGCCGCGCTCTGACCGAGTCCGGCACCGCCAAGCGCGACTTCGTCGATCTGTCTCAGCGTATCGCCCGGACCTCGGGCGGCATCTGGGCCCAGCCCTTCGCCTCGCCCGTGCGCGATTCCGGGGACGCGGCGGCCCGGCTTTTCCTGCGCACCAAGGCCACGGGCGACAAGATCGCGCCCACCCTGGAGATCGTCACCGAAATCCTGACCTCGGCCAAGCTCGACAACAAGGAGCGCATCTCGCGCATCGTGGCCGAGGCCCGGGCCCGGGCCGAACAGCGCCTGGTCCCGTCCGGCCACATGATCGTGGCCACGCGTCTGCGCGCCCGGACCCATGCGGCCCACGCCATGGACGAAGCCATGACCGGCCTGACCAATCTGTTCTTCCTGCGCGATCTGGAACGGCGCATCGAGGACGATTTCCGCAAGGTGGCGAAGGACCTGGAGCGGTTCCGCAAACTTTTGCTCAACCGCGGCACCCTGATCCTCAACGCCACCATGGACGCCGGCCTCTTCGCCCGGGCGGAATCCGAGCTTGGTGCGGTCGTCGAGGCCC
This window harbors:
- a CDS encoding insulinase family protein; this translates as MTFGFTKIREMEIAELASTAVVYRHDKTGARLLSMINDDENKVFGISFRTPPEDSTGVAHILEHSVLCGSDKYPVKEPFVELLKGSLQTFLNALTFPDKTCYPVASANVQDFYNLIDVYLDAVFHPRLTENTLRQEGWHYEMEAPDRDMTYRGVVFNEMKGVYSSPDSLLFELSQHSLFPETTYGLDSGGDPAVIPDLTFDKFMAFHRDHYHPSNGYAFFYGDDDPEKRLEILDKVFSQYEPIDVERTRVPLQPRFDEAKTLRRGYPASDRLAKGMFTVNWLLAETADANLNLALHILEHILIGLPGSPLKKALTDSGLGDDLAGVGLEADMRQMFFSVGLKGMHPANAVKAESVIFHTIKDLVENGIDARDIEAAVNSVEFSLRENNTGSYPRGLSLMFQALSTWLYDDENEGDPLALLPFEQPLKNIKNWLENGDKIFEELLARLFLHNPHRTTVLLEPDHKLARTQAKAESDRLKAAKEAMTPERIQAVIDEAAELKRLQAAPDAPEALRSIPRLSVADLPAENRPIPSELRTLKGRELLFHDLPTNGIAYLDFGFDLSVIPDELLPYAGIFGRALTESGTAKRDFVDLSQRIARTSGGIWAQPFASPVRDSGDAAARLFLRTKATGDKIAPTLEIVTEILTSAKLDNKERISRIVAEARARAEQRLVPSGHMIVATRLRARTHAAHAMDEAMTGLTNLFFLRDLERRIEDDFRKVAKDLERFRKLLLNRGTLILNATMDAGLFARAESELGAVVEALPGGDPVAAPRVIPALPDREGLAIPAQVNYVGKGCGLTEHGIVLTGAAQVVNKLVRTGYLWEKVRVQGGAYGAFCIMDRLAGALAFVSYRDPNVAETVKAFDGLADYLETVRVDGDELEKSIIGAIGEIDAYQLPDAKGFTALGRYLTNQDEGYLQAVREQALAASEQDFRELAQAVRVVAENGHVCVLGDSLAMENSGLDLAIQQVL